From the genome of Marixanthomonas ophiurae, one region includes:
- a CDS encoding ATP-dependent helicase, with translation MQEYLQQLNEAQRAPVLQKDGAMIVIAGAGSGKTRVLTYRIAYLMSQGVDPFNILSLTFTNKAAREMKGRISQIVGSSEAKNLWMGTFHSVFAKILRFEGHRLGYPSNFTIYDTQDSHSVIRAVIKEMQLDKDVYKYKQVYSRISSYKNSLITVKAYFNNAELMEADAMAKMPRLGDIYNNYVERCFKAGAMDFDDLLLKTNELLTRFPEVLMHYQNRFRYILVDEYQDTNHSQYLIVKALSDRFQNICVVGDDAQSIYAFRGANINNILNFQKDYDDVKMYRLEQNYRSTKNIVNAANSIIEKNKTRLEKIVWTANDEGNKIKVNRTMTDGDEGRFVASSIFETAMNNQLNHNNFAVLYRTNAQSRAIEDALRKRDIPYRIYGGLSFYQRKEIKDVIAYLRLILNPKDEEALKRVINYPARGIGQTTMERITVAANHYNRSIFEVMQNLDKINLKINKGTQGKLEDFVTMIQSFQIFNKNQDAFQVAEHVAKKTGLLQELKKDGTPEGIARIENIEELLNGMRDFVEEQKELADTTGSLAEFLEDVALATDLDNEKGDDDKVALMTVHLAKGLEFPYVYIVGMEEDLFPSGMNMNSRAELEEERRLFYVALTRAEKQAFLTYTQSRYRWGKLIDAEPSRFIEEIDESFLEYLTPKTENRFKTLIDADIFDEVDKSKLRLNKPKAGTPPSKGPSEAQLRKLRRLKPVSSDTNKNFDPKAANLDIGTMVEHVRFGKGKILSIEGKGADTKAEIQFENGGLKKLLLRFAKLEVLS, from the coding sequence TTGCAAGAATACCTTCAACAGTTAAATGAAGCACAGCGTGCGCCAGTATTACAAAAAGATGGTGCCATGATTGTAATAGCCGGTGCCGGTTCTGGGAAAACCCGTGTATTGACATATCGAATTGCCTATCTTATGTCGCAAGGTGTTGATCCTTTTAATATTTTATCGTTGACTTTTACTAATAAAGCAGCACGAGAAATGAAAGGGCGAATTTCTCAAATTGTTGGAAGTAGTGAAGCTAAAAACTTGTGGATGGGAACGTTTCACAGTGTTTTTGCAAAAATCCTTCGGTTTGAGGGACATCGATTAGGGTACCCTTCAAACTTTACAATTTATGATACACAAGATTCTCATAGTGTTATTCGGGCTGTAATCAAGGAAATGCAACTGGATAAAGATGTGTATAAATACAAGCAGGTTTATTCCCGTATTTCTTCCTATAAAAACAGCTTAATAACGGTTAAAGCATATTTTAATAATGCTGAACTGATGGAGGCCGATGCCATGGCTAAAATGCCGCGTTTAGGAGATATTTATAATAATTATGTGGAGCGTTGCTTTAAAGCAGGAGCGATGGATTTTGATGATCTTTTGCTTAAAACAAACGAACTGCTTACTCGTTTTCCAGAGGTGTTGATGCATTACCAAAACCGGTTTCGATACATTTTAGTAGATGAGTACCAAGATACCAACCACAGCCAGTATTTAATAGTAAAAGCATTGAGTGACCGGTTTCAAAATATTTGTGTGGTAGGCGACGATGCGCAAAGTATTTACGCCTTTAGAGGAGCAAACATCAATAATATTTTAAACTTTCAGAAAGATTATGACGATGTTAAAATGTATAGGCTAGAGCAAAACTACCGTTCTACCAAAAACATTGTAAATGCAGCCAACAGCATTATTGAAAAAAACAAAACCCGACTTGAAAAAATAGTGTGGACTGCCAATGATGAAGGAAATAAAATAAAGGTAAATCGCACGATGACCGATGGAGATGAAGGTCGCTTTGTAGCCAGTTCTATTTTCGAAACGGCGATGAACAATCAATTAAACCATAATAATTTTGCTGTTTTATACCGTACCAATGCACAATCGCGAGCCATTGAAGATGCGTTGCGAAAACGAGACATTCCATATCGAATTTACGGTGGATTGAGTTTTTACCAAAGGAAAGAGATTAAAGATGTAATAGCTTATTTACGCCTTATTCTAAACCCGAAAGATGAGGAAGCTTTAAAACGTGTTATTAATTATCCTGCAAGAGGGATAGGGCAAACTACAATGGAACGAATCACTGTTGCGGCTAATCATTACAATCGCTCTATTTTTGAAGTAATGCAGAATTTGGATAAGATTAATTTAAAAATTAATAAAGGCACACAAGGTAAGCTCGAAGATTTTGTGACGATGATCCAAAGCTTTCAGATATTTAATAAAAATCAAGATGCTTTTCAGGTTGCAGAGCACGTAGCCAAAAAAACAGGTTTGCTTCAAGAATTGAAAAAAGATGGAACTCCTGAAGGTATAGCACGTATTGAAAATATTGAAGAGCTATTAAACGGAATGCGCGATTTTGTGGAAGAACAAAAAGAGTTAGCAGATACTACAGGGTCTTTAGCTGAATTTCTTGAAGATGTAGCCTTAGCGACCGATTTAGATAATGAGAAAGGTGATGATGACAAAGTAGCGCTTATGACCGTGCATTTAGCAAAAGGTCTTGAGTTTCCATATGTTTATATTGTTGGGATGGAAGAAGACTTATTTCCTAGTGGGATGAATATGAATAGTCGTGCCGAACTGGAAGAGGAACGCCGACTGTTTTATGTAGCTTTAACACGGGCAGAGAAACAAGCTTTTTTAACCTATACACAATCTAGATATCGATGGGGAAAGTTAATCGATGCTGAACCTAGCCGATTTATCGAAGAAATTGATGAGAGTTTTTTAGAATACCTTACTCCAAAAACTGAAAATCGTTTTAAAACTCTTATTGATGCTGATATTTTTGATGAGGTGGACAAAAGTAAATTAAGACTTAATAAACCAAAAGCTGGAACACCACCTTCAAAAGGTCCATCTGAAGCTCAGTTACGAAAACTGAGAAGGTTAAAGCCCGTCTCTAGTGATACCAACAAAAATTTTGATCCTAAAGCAGCTAACCTTGATATAGGAACCATGGTAGAACATGTCCGTTTTGGAAAAGGGAAAATACTTTCTATAGAAGGAAAAGGAGCCGATACAAAAGCAGAAATCCAGTTTGAGAATGGAGGACTAAAAAAATTGTTGCTCCGCTTTGCCAAACTGGAAGTGCTCTCTTAA
- a CDS encoding alpha/beta hydrolase, with translation MYFIRFIPVLLSFLLVITSCTSDEIGTEISQESNYTIAIKEAVSEHSVISKFRTSKAIFENLPYGEHPQQVYDIYLPEGHSSNKTKVIILLHGGGWINGDKVGMEKYISDIQERNPDHAIVNMNYVLANRQTPAFPNQFNDLHTLIKVLYNNHEELQILPEFGLVGASAGAHIAMMYDYTYDKGDLVKFVCSMVGPTDFTDPFYQNRPDFEQLMDMLIDENEYPNISENLEILSPAHQIDQKTSPTIMFYGLNDPIVPINNAYVLKEELNNNNIDKSFHTYNGGHNNWTEANYENLHNELALFIDEYLEIQ, from the coding sequence ATGTATTTCATCCGATTTATCCCCGTCTTATTATCGTTTTTACTTGTCATCACTTCGTGTACATCAGATGAAATTGGAACCGAAATTTCCCAAGAATCCAATTATACTATAGCTATTAAAGAAGCTGTATCGGAACATTCAGTTATAAGCAAATTTCGTACTTCCAAAGCCATTTTTGAAAATTTACCCTACGGAGAGCATCCGCAACAAGTTTATGACATATACCTTCCTGAAGGTCATTCGTCTAATAAAACAAAAGTTATCATTTTGTTGCACGGAGGTGGTTGGATAAATGGCGATAAGGTAGGAATGGAAAAATATATATCCGATATTCAAGAACGAAACCCGGATCACGCCATTGTTAATATGAATTATGTATTAGCAAACCGGCAAACTCCAGCATTTCCCAATCAATTTAACGATCTCCACACCTTAATTAAAGTACTATATAATAATCACGAAGAATTACAGATCTTGCCAGAGTTCGGCCTTGTAGGAGCCAGTGCTGGAGCACACATTGCGATGATGTATGACTACACATATGACAAAGGTGACTTAGTAAAGTTTGTTTGCAGTATGGTAGGCCCTACAGATTTTACAGATCCTTTTTATCAAAATAGACCAGATTTTGAACAATTAATGGATATGCTAATAGATGAAAATGAATATCCTAATATTTCAGAAAACCTAGAAATACTAAGCCCTGCACATCAAATTGATCAAAAAACGAGTCCTACCATTATGTTTTATGGTCTTAATGACCCTATTGTGCCTATTAACAATGCCTATGTTTTAAAAGAAGAGTTGAATAATAATAATATTGATAAAAGCTTTCACACATACAATGGCGGCCATAATAATTGGACAGAAGCTAATTATGAAAACCTTCATAATGAATTAGCATTATTCATCGATGAATATTTAGAGATACAATAA
- a CDS encoding alpha/beta hydrolase: MKKSFLTIIVFTMSLLLAACSDESKPTFENEQPLGEETQLNVSYGDNPKQKYDLYLPEGRSSEKTKIIILIHGGGWVDGDKEDMSEYIPILKEKHPNHAIVNINYVLAAPPSTPAFPNQFLDLGKVINKLTQESEELELLPEFGLIGASAGAHIALQYDYVYDTDDKVKMICDIVGPTDFTDPFYTENPNFQVLLNALVDESAYPENSNIAELISPALQTTENSSPTILFYGDEDPLVPLNNGETLQTKLSNDMVSNSFTVYEGGHGNWSQASNTDLQLQLSSFINEHLPILE, encoded by the coding sequence ATGAAAAAAAGCTTCCTTACTATAATTGTTTTCACAATGAGCCTGCTTCTTGCTGCTTGTAGCGATGAAAGCAAACCTACTTTTGAGAATGAACAACCATTGGGTGAGGAAACCCAACTGAATGTTTCATACGGCGACAACCCAAAACAAAAGTACGATCTCTACCTACCAGAAGGACGTTCTTCTGAAAAAACAAAAATAATCATACTCATTCACGGTGGCGGTTGGGTAGACGGTGATAAGGAAGATATGAGTGAGTATATCCCTATTCTAAAAGAAAAACACCCTAACCATGCTATAGTAAATATAAACTATGTATTGGCAGCTCCACCTTCAACACCGGCGTTTCCCAATCAATTTTTAGACTTAGGCAAAGTAATTAATAAATTGACACAAGAAAGTGAAGAACTAGAACTGCTCCCCGAATTTGGCTTAATTGGCGCAAGTGCTGGAGCACATATTGCTTTACAGTACGATTACGTTTATGATACAGACGATAAGGTAAAAATGATTTGTGATATTGTGGGTCCTACAGATTTTACGGATCCTTTTTATACCGAAAATCCAAATTTTCAAGTATTGCTTAATGCTTTGGTAGATGAATCTGCTTACCCTGAAAATAGCAATATTGCCGAACTTATAAGTCCCGCGTTACAAACAACCGAAAATAGCAGTCCTACCATACTTTTCTATGGAGACGAAGATCCATTGGTGCCGCTCAATAACGGAGAAACCTTGCAAACTAAGTTGTCTAACGATATGGTTTCTAATAGTTTTACTGTTTATGAAGGCGGACACGGTAATTGGAGTCAAGCTTCAAATACAGACTTACAGCTACAGTTAAGTTCATTTATAAACGAACACCTTCCTATTCTCGAGTAA
- a CDS encoding L-threonylcarbamoyladenylate synthase gives MAEFIKLYEENPNPKDVKRIVKIIRDGGLVIYPSDTVYALGCDITDNRALERVAQLKGVKLEKANFSFVCEDLSNLSDYVRQINTSTFKILKRALPGPYTFILPGNNNLPTVFKKKKEVGIRVPNNNITRAIVRELGNPIVSTSIKDEDEVIEYTTDPELIFEKWEKLVDVVVDGGYGDNVPSTVIDLTGDEPVLIREGKGSLEI, from the coding sequence ATGGCAGAATTTATAAAACTATACGAAGAGAATCCAAACCCAAAAGATGTAAAAAGAATTGTAAAAATAATTAGGGACGGAGGTTTGGTTATTTATCCTAGTGATACTGTGTACGCATTAGGGTGTGATATTACAGATAATAGGGCTTTAGAACGTGTAGCTCAATTAAAAGGGGTAAAGCTTGAAAAGGCCAATTTTTCTTTTGTTTGTGAAGACTTGAGTAACCTCTCAGACTACGTAAGGCAAATTAATACCTCTACTTTTAAAATTTTGAAACGAGCATTGCCAGGACCTTACACTTTTATACTTCCTGGTAATAATAACTTACCTACTGTTTTTAAAAAGAAAAAAGAAGTGGGAATACGGGTGCCTAATAATAATATAACTCGTGCTATAGTAAGAGAATTAGGGAACCCGATTGTTTCAACATCCATAAAAGATGAAGATGAAGTTATTGAGTATACAACCGATCCTGAACTTATTTTTGAAAAGTGGGAGAAATTAGTAGACGTAGTAGTTGATGGTGGTTATGGAGACAACGTACCTTCAACCGTTATTGATTTAACAGGTGACGAACCTGTATTGATACGGGAAGGAAAAGGAAGCTTGGAAATTTAA
- a CDS encoding nuclear transport factor 2 family protein gives MKQEENIIEKFYQAFEHLDAERMVETYHDDVTFEDPAFGILRGEKAKNMWRMLCSSQQGKDFKIKTTHIEYTPEKGTARWEAYYTFGKKGRKVHNVINAKFEFKDGKIINHLDSFNLYKWSKQSMGVTGFLLGWTAFFKKKLNKQTNIRLTDFEEKNNKK, from the coding sequence ATGAAACAGGAAGAAAATATCATTGAAAAATTTTATCAAGCTTTTGAGCATTTAGATGCCGAACGCATGGTAGAAACATATCACGACGATGTAACTTTTGAAGATCCCGCTTTCGGGATATTAAGGGGAGAAAAAGCAAAAAATATGTGGCGCATGTTGTGTAGTTCACAACAAGGAAAGGATTTTAAAATAAAAACTACGCATATAGAATACACTCCTGAAAAAGGAACAGCCCGTTGGGAAGCCTATTATACCTTCGGAAAAAAAGGTAGAAAAGTGCATAATGTTATCAATGCCAAATTTGAGTTTAAAGACGGGAAGATTATAAACCATCTAGATAGCTTTAATCTCTACAAATGGTCTAAACAATCTATGGGTGTCACTGGTTTTTTATTAGGCTGGACAGCTTTTTTTAAGAAGAAACTAAATAAACAAACCAACATACGACTCACCGATTTTGAAGAAAAAAATAATAAGAAATAA
- a CDS encoding OmpA/MotB family protein yields MKKILILAACSGLLFTSCVSKKKYADLQDKQEKTQDLLNTATVKLNDCLSEKSGLEASNNSLKSQVASLNATNGDLIKQIGDFTDLTRKGASNLEKSLESLKEKDLTIRKLQDAVTRRDSVNLALVQSLKGAIGNLDDEDIEISVEKGVVFVNISDKLLFRSGSYQITSKARQVLGKVATVVKAKPDFEFLVEGHTDTDPISTGCIQDNWDLSVLRATAVVRTLQDDFGVAPARMTAGGRSEYVPLAGNDTSDGKSKNRRTRIVVLPKIDQFYNMIEDGLKDPKIN; encoded by the coding sequence ATGAAAAAAATATTGATTCTGGCTGCTTGCTCTGGTCTTCTGTTTACTTCGTGTGTTTCGAAAAAGAAATATGCTGATTTACAGGACAAGCAAGAAAAAACACAAGATTTGTTGAACACAGCAACCGTTAAATTAAACGATTGCCTTTCCGAAAAATCAGGATTAGAAGCATCAAACAACTCTTTAAAAAGCCAAGTAGCTTCATTAAATGCTACTAACGGTGATTTAATTAAGCAAATTGGTGACTTTACAGACCTTACAAGAAAAGGTGCTTCAAACTTAGAAAAATCATTAGAAAGTTTAAAAGAGAAAGACCTTACCATACGTAAATTACAAGATGCAGTTACGCGTCGTGACTCTGTAAACCTTGCTTTAGTACAAAGTTTAAAAGGTGCCATTGGCAACTTAGATGATGAAGACATTGAAATAAGTGTCGAAAAAGGAGTTGTTTTCGTTAATATTTCGGACAAGTTATTATTCCGAAGTGGAAGTTACCAAATTACTAGTAAAGCCCGTCAGGTACTAGGAAAAGTAGCCACTGTTGTTAAGGCGAAACCAGATTTTGAATTTTTAGTTGAAGGTCACACAGATACTGATCCTATTAGTACAGGATGTATTCAAGATAACTGGGATTTAAGTGTACTTCGTGCTACAGCTGTAGTGAGAACACTTCAAGATGACTTTGGCGTTGCTCCAGCCCGTATGACAGCTGGTGGACGTAGTGAGTATGTTCCTTTAGCTGGTAATGATACATCTGATGGTAAATCTAAAAACCGTAGAACACGAATTGTAGTATTACCTAAAATCGATCAATTTTATAATATGATTGAAGATGGATTGAAAGACCCAAAAATAAACTAA
- a CDS encoding glycosyltransferase family 2 protein — protein MKIAIVILNWNGKQLLETFLPSVLAFSKEATVYVADNASTDDSVSYLAVNFPEVTIIQNKINGGYAKGYNEALKNLQEDIFVLLNSDVEVTQNWLSPIVEAFKTTPNLVAAQPKILDYKNKDYFEYAGAAGGYIDKLGYPFCRGRIFNTIEKDTGQYNDEKTIFWASGACLFIKKDAFEKVNGFDEDFFAHQEEIDLCWRLQSNGGVIKYVGASKVYHVGGATLATENPKKTFYNFRNTLLMLLKNIKGPKVFFILLIRMLLDGLAATQFLIQGKFKHIGAIFKAHISFYTLFYTFLKKRKLYASNFEYFNKKTVVWLYFARNKRRFNDL, from the coding sequence GTGAAAATAGCCATAGTCATACTCAACTGGAATGGAAAGCAGTTATTGGAAACCTTTTTGCCTTCGGTGCTGGCTTTTTCCAAAGAAGCAACAGTTTATGTAGCTGATAATGCCTCGACTGATGATTCTGTATCCTATCTTGCGGTAAACTTTCCCGAAGTTACCATTATACAAAACAAAATAAATGGCGGGTATGCCAAAGGTTATAATGAGGCACTTAAAAACTTACAGGAAGATATTTTTGTATTACTTAATAGTGACGTGGAAGTAACCCAAAACTGGCTCTCCCCCATTGTTGAAGCCTTTAAAACAACACCTAACCTTGTAGCCGCACAGCCTAAAATACTCGATTACAAAAACAAAGACTATTTTGAATATGCTGGTGCAGCCGGTGGATATATTGACAAACTAGGATATCCTTTTTGTAGGGGCCGTATTTTTAATACCATTGAAAAGGATACTGGTCAATATAATGACGAAAAAACAATTTTCTGGGCCAGTGGTGCCTGCTTATTTATAAAAAAAGATGCTTTTGAAAAAGTTAATGGTTTTGATGAAGATTTTTTTGCGCACCAAGAGGAAATCGATCTTTGTTGGAGATTGCAAAGTAATGGAGGAGTAATTAAATATGTAGGGGCTTCAAAAGTATATCACGTTGGTGGTGCAACATTAGCTACTGAGAATCCAAAAAAGACCTTTTATAATTTTAGAAATACCTTACTTATGTTACTTAAAAACATAAAAGGTCCAAAGGTTTTTTTTATACTCTTAATCAGGATGCTTTTAGACGGTTTAGCTGCAACCCAATTTTTAATACAAGGAAAATTTAAACACATTGGAGCAATATTTAAAGCACACATAAGTTTTTATACTCTTTTTTATACTTTTCTGAAAAAGAGAAAATTATATGCTTCAAATTTTGAATATTTCAACAAAAAAACTGTTGTTTGGTTATATTTTGCCCGAAACAAGCGACGTTTTAACGACCTCTGA
- a CDS encoding PUR family DNA/RNA-binding protein produces MSEQHTMEQEEIQSKVMRAGRRTYFFDVRATKAGDYYLTITESKKFTNDDGSYHYKKHKIYLYKEDFQDFRDNLEEMTDFIINEKGEEVISERHQKNYKKDEQEETNQVDSAASDFTDVSFDDI; encoded by the coding sequence ATGAGCGAGCAGCATACGATGGAGCAAGAAGAAATACAGTCTAAAGTGATGCGAGCGGGAAGACGCACGTATTTTTTTGATGTAAGAGCTACAAAAGCCGGAGATTATTACCTAACAATAACTGAAAGCAAGAAGTTTACAAATGACGATGGATCGTACCATTACAAGAAACATAAGATCTACTTGTATAAAGAAGATTTTCAGGATTTTAGAGATAACCTTGAAGAAATGACAGATTTTATCATTAATGAAAAAGGTGAAGAAGTAATTAGCGAACGTCACCAAAAAAACTATAAAAAAGACGAGCAAGAAGAAACCAATCAAGTGGATTCTGCAGCATCTGATTTTACTGATGTGAGTTTTGACGATATATAA
- a CDS encoding ABC transporter ATP-binding protein → MKELQYLNQYFIKYRGRLLAGLLITIIATIFTIVVPKKIGDSVDVVRAYINGDITDLAYVKSELLENILLIVGATLLSAFFTFLMRQTIIVVSRHVEFDLKNRIFQQYERLSLSFYKQNRTGDLMNRISEDVSKVRLYVGPAVMYSTRTITLFVVAISYMFYTAPVLTAYAVAPLPILSVLIYKLSVEINKKSTAVQQYLSKLTSFTQESFSGVAVIKAYGIEPRTNENFADLAEGSREKNIDLAKVQALFFPLMILLIGASNILVIYIGGQRFIDGKIEVGTIVEFLIYVNMLTWPVAVVGFVSSMIQRAEASQKRINEFLSEEPEITNQTAKETPIRGKIAFENLSYTYPDTNITALKDVSFTVKPGETLSIIGHTGSGKSTILELIGRLYDVQKGYLKIDDTPVKQLNLDSLRGSIGYVPQDAFLFSDSIKNNIRFGKEEADEAEVIQAAKRAAVHKNIIGFSKGYDTVLGERGITLSGGQKQRVSIARAIIKDPQILLFDDCLSAVDTETEEEILNNLHEISQDKTTIIVSHRISSAKNADKTIVLDEGKIIQQGTHNQLIKEEGYYKELYAKQLSEKEM, encoded by the coding sequence ATGAAAGAGTTACAATATCTCAATCAATATTTTATAAAATACCGAGGTCGCCTTTTAGCAGGGCTTTTAATTACCATTATTGCCACTATTTTTACCATTGTTGTTCCAAAAAAAATCGGAGATTCCGTAGATGTAGTTCGTGCTTATATTAATGGTGATATTACAGACCTTGCTTATGTAAAGAGTGAACTACTGGAAAATATCTTATTGATTGTCGGCGCTACCCTACTTTCAGCTTTTTTCACGTTCCTCATGCGGCAAACCATTATAGTTGTGTCACGTCATGTTGAATTCGATCTTAAAAACAGAATATTTCAGCAGTATGAACGACTTTCATTAAGCTTTTACAAACAGAACCGTACTGGTGATTTAATGAATCGTATTAGTGAAGACGTATCTAAAGTGAGACTATATGTGGGACCAGCCGTGATGTATAGTACTAGGACGATAACACTCTTTGTGGTAGCTATAAGCTATATGTTTTACACGGCTCCCGTACTTACAGCTTATGCCGTGGCTCCATTGCCCATACTTTCAGTTCTTATTTATAAATTGAGTGTTGAAATAAACAAAAAAAGTACAGCCGTTCAACAATACCTATCAAAGCTCACCTCCTTTACACAAGAAAGTTTTAGTGGGGTGGCTGTAATTAAAGCCTACGGAATTGAACCACGCACCAATGAAAATTTCGCAGATTTAGCTGAAGGTAGCCGTGAAAAAAACATAGATCTGGCTAAAGTACAAGCACTTTTCTTCCCATTGATGATTTTATTAATTGGTGCCAGTAATATTTTGGTAATTTACATAGGAGGACAACGTTTTATAGATGGAAAAATTGAAGTAGGAACGATTGTGGAGTTCTTAATTTATGTAAACATGCTAACGTGGCCAGTAGCTGTAGTAGGCTTTGTAAGCTCGATGATACAACGTGCAGAAGCTTCACAGAAACGAATTAATGAATTTTTAAGTGAAGAACCAGAGATTACAAATCAAACTGCAAAAGAAACCCCTATTCGCGGAAAAATAGCGTTTGAAAATTTATCCTATACCTATCCCGACACCAATATCACGGCTTTAAAAGATGTTTCATTTACAGTTAAACCTGGAGAAACATTATCTATAATTGGCCATACAGGATCTGGTAAATCGACCATACTTGAGTTAATTGGTCGATTGTATGATGTACAAAAAGGATATCTAAAAATAGATGACACCCCTGTTAAACAATTAAACTTAGATAGTTTGCGAGGCAGCATTGGTTATGTACCCCAAGATGCATTTTTATTTAGCGACAGTATTAAAAACAACATTCGTTTTGGTAAAGAAGAAGCCGATGAAGCCGAAGTGATACAAGCTGCAAAACGGGCTGCAGTGCATAAAAACATTATCGGTTTTAGCAAGGGTTACGATACAGTTCTCGGGGAACGTGGTATTACACTAAGTGGTGGACAAAAACAACGGGTATCGATAGCTCGCGCTATTATTAAAGATCCACAAATTTTATTGTTTGATGATTGCCTCTCCGCAGTAGATACCGAAACCGAGGAGGAAATTTTAAATAATTTGCACGAAATTTCCCAAGATAAAACAACAATTATAGTAAGTCACCGGATTTCTTCAGCCAAGAATGCCGATAAAACTATTGTACTGGATGAGGGAAAAATAATCCAGCAAGGCACTCATAATCAACTTATAAAAGAAGAAGGGTACTATAAAGAATTGTATGCTAAGCAACTTTCAGAAAAAGAAATGTAA
- a CDS encoding Glu/Leu/Phe/Val family dehydrogenase, translated as MVTEVLNTNELQKVDPVFGQMSFDNHEQIVFCNDKDTGLKAIIGIHNTVLGPALGGTRMWQYTSEWEALNDVLRLSRGMTFKSAITGLNLGGGKAVIIGDAKTQKTPELMKRFGEFVHSLSGKYITAEDIGMTTGDMDLVRSVTPYVTGISETLGGAGNPSPITAYGVFMGMKAAAKYAFGTDILEDRVVYVQGIGNVGEALVENLTNEGAKVYITDINQERLEEVRDKYSATIYEGDNIYAEEMDIYAPCALGATINDQTINQLKAKVIAGAANNQLAEEQKHGLQLREKGIVYAPDFLINAGGIINVYAELENYGRQEIIRKTENIFNTTLEILKNAESKDVTTHQAAFDMANARIAARKEKM; from the coding sequence ATGGTGACTGAAGTATTAAATACAAATGAACTTCAAAAAGTAGACCCTGTTTTCGGGCAAATGTCTTTCGACAATCACGAGCAAATCGTTTTTTGCAACGACAAAGATACAGGATTAAAAGCAATAATTGGTATCCACAATACGGTTTTAGGACCTGCACTTGGAGGTACCAGAATGTGGCAATACACGAGTGAATGGGAAGCCTTGAATGACGTGCTTCGCCTATCTCGAGGTATGACTTTTAAATCTGCTATTACTGGGTTAAACTTAGGTGGAGGAAAAGCTGTGATTATTGGTGATGCTAAAACGCAAAAAACACCAGAACTAATGAAACGCTTTGGTGAGTTTGTTCATTCATTAAGTGGAAAGTATATAACAGCGGAAGATATTGGAATGACAACAGGCGATATGGATCTTGTACGCTCAGTGACACCTTATGTTACAGGTATTTCTGAAACATTAGGTGGAGCAGGAAATCCATCTCCTATTACAGCTTATGGTGTGTTTATGGGTATGAAAGCAGCTGCAAAGTATGCTTTTGGAACCGACATATTAGAAGATCGTGTAGTATATGTTCAAGGAATTGGAAATGTAGGAGAAGCTTTGGTGGAAAACCTTACTAACGAGGGAGCTAAAGTGTATATTACAGATATTAATCAAGAACGTTTGGAAGAAGTTCGTGATAAGTATAGCGCAACTATCTATGAAGGCGATAATATCTATGCAGAAGAAATGGATATTTATGCACCGTGTGCCCTTGGAGCAACTATAAACGACCAAACCATAAACCAGCTTAAGGCTAAAGTGATTGCAGGAGCAGCTAACAACCAGTTAGCCGAAGAGCAAAAACACGGTTTACAATTACGTGAAAAAGGTATCGTTTATGCCCCTGATTTTTTAATTAATGCCGGTGGAATTATAAATGTATATGCCGAGTTGGAAAACTATGGTCGTCAAGAGATAATCCGTAAGACGGAAAACATCTTTAACACGACACTCGAAATATTAAAGAATGCTGAGAGTAAAGATGTTACTACACATCAGGCTGCCTTTGATATGGCAAACGCTAGAATAGCGGCAAGAAAAGAGAAAATGTAG